Genomic segment of Phormidium ambiguum IAM M-71:
TATCGCGGACGTTGGTTGCGTTGTGTTTGCACTCGACCCCATCCCCGTCAACCAGGTTACAGTCGATCGCCACAAATTATTGGTATAGTTGCACAATCCATCGGTGGTACAGTAATCGCCAGTCAATGCGAAATCGTCGAAGCGGAAGTGTTAGGCGAAAGCAATGGAGATCCCGGACAAGTCTTTCAACTACAAAGATCGCCCGTTTTGGCGCGAAGAGAAGATGAATATTTAATTGTCACGCCTCCGAATGAAATGCCGCAAGAATGGGAAGAAGTCACAGATTTTGCCAATTCTACGGCTACCGATCGCCACTATATAATAGATTCCCAAACCGGAGAGTTGCAATTTGGGCCTTTAGTCCGAGAATCCAATCAACTAAGAGAAGCAACGGAACTGCGATCGCAAATTCAAACCACCACCACTCGTTCCTTATTCCAATCCAGCGCTACCGTAGAACAACAATACGGCGCAGTTCCTCCCAGAGGCGCAACTTTGCAAATGTCCCGTTACCGCACAGGTGGCGGATTTGCCGGAAATGTGCAAGCGGGAACCTTGCAAGTTCTCAAAAATGCCATTCCCTACGTCGCCAGTGTCACCAATCACGCACCCGCCCGCAATGGCGCAGATGGCGAAACCTTAGAACAAGCAGCGATTCGAGTTCCGCAAATGTTACGAACGCGCGATCGCGCCGTCACCCCCGAAGACTTTGAAGAATTAGCGATTCGGGGCGGAAATGGCGCAGTAGCGCGGGCGCACTGTTTACCCGTAGCAATGGTAAAACCGGGAATTGTGCGTTTGCTCATCGTACCGCAAGTGAGCACTGACGGGATCGATCGCGGCGAAGGCATCCATCCTGACTCGTTTACACTTCACCCCCGCCTCGAACAACAAATCCTCAGCTACCTGGATGAACGCAGATTACTGGGAGTGCAAGTGCAATGCGCCCAACCTGACTATTTAGGTATTGCTGTGCAAACTGAAGTCGCCCTGAAACCTGAGTACAACAACCCAAACGCTAAAGCGGAGATTTCCGCCGAATTACAAATCGCATTGTACGACTTTTTCAATCCCATTACAGGTGGAATGGAAGGAACAGGTTGGCCTTTAGGAAGAACAGTTTATACTTCAGATGCGATCGCTATTCTTCAACAATACGACTACATTCAATACATCGGAACAGTACAACTATTTCCCCTGCGTCGGGAAGGCAATAGTTGGATACGCCTTCCACCCTCACCAGTTATCAATCCTGGCAGTTTGGGCACGATTTGTTCTTGGGCAGATTCGGTAGTGCGATCGCAACATATCATCAACTTCATCTAATCAAAATTAAACCTTATCTGTGCATAAATGACACAAGCCTACATCACCCAACCCCTAATTCTCGACCTCACCCCCCTCAGACTCCCGGAAGCAGAGTCTGCAATGCTGCCAATTCAATCAGAAAGGGCAAACATCGATCCTGACAACCAAAGCTTATTAATTGTGCCAGGGGAACCCAGCAAAATGCTAGTTAGATTGCAAAATCTAAGTTCTCGCCCCCTCCAACTCAACTTTGAACTTAGCGGCGACTTTCCTTCCCAATGGTGTCAAATTGATACAGAAGCCAACATATTAGCAGCACAAGAACAAATCGAAACTGTACTTTATTTCCAAGTACCAATTGATTTCTTTGAAGCACCGCAAGCAATTAGAATAGGGCAAGTTCTAAAACTCGATTACTTTGCTCAATTAAATGTTTACGGTTCCTCTCCCGGTACAGCACCACAATTATTAGAAATAGCTTACTTTAACTTATATATTCGTCCCGAAACTCGCTATTTAGAATTTCTCCCCCAATTTTATCAAGAAATTGATTTTATCGGTCGGTTCCTCAAAATCTTTGAAGCAACATTAGAACCAGATATTCAAATACTCGCTAATCTTTGGGCATATTTAGATCCGCGAACCGCACCCAGAGGAATGATAGATTTTTTAGCTCATTGGGTTGGTTGGCGAATTCAACCTTATCTCAGTTTAGAACAACAAAGACAGCTAATTTTTAACGCCTTAGAAATTTATAGTTGGCGCGGAACTCGTCGGGGATTACGCTTATATCTACATTTAGCCACAAATTTACCTTTAGACGACCATCTTCCCAATGAAGATGATAAACATATCGGCATTTATGAGTTTTTTAGCGATGGCTTTGTATTAGGAGGATCTTCTATTGGTCAAGATGCTATTTTAGGCGGTGTTCGTCCCTTCCATTTTAAAGTTCGTCTTCGTCCAGAGTTATCTAACTCGCTAGATGAAGAGTTAATCAAAACGATAATTGAACAAGAAAAACCAGCTTTTTGTACCTACGATTTACTGATTGAAAACCGATAAATTTAACAACTATGTCTGCAATATTTCCCCTTCCCGAACCTTCACCCCTAACTCGCCTCTCTGTAGAGGATGGATTACTTTTAAATGCAGAACTTTGGCAATGCGCTCATCAATATCATCGCCACCGTCAAAATATTCATTTTCAATCCCTGAATCAGCCCGGAATTGTTTCTGGGTTAGGCGTTTCCGTAATTCCCGCCCCCGAAAATATTGCCGCTAAATATCGAGATGGACGATGGCTAGAAATTAGTCATGGTGTCGCAATTGATTTACTGGGCAACCCAATTGTAGTACCTCAACCTATCGAATTTCGCCTTGCTTCCGAAGCTAAAGATCGCCCTTTATTGGTTTATATTACCGTCAGTTATGTTGACCCAGAAAAACTATATCGTCAACAAACCAAATACCTTCTAGAAGAAAGTTTTCGGATTGATGAAAAAACCAGTCCACCTACAGAATTAGAAGTAGAATTATGCCGAATTTTAATTTTGCCTGGAACAGTTAATTTAACAGTAGCAACTAATGTTTTCTTTCCCCAAGAAAATGAAATCGATCTCCGCTACCGTAAGTCAGCTATGGCGCGTCGCCAAGAGGTAGTGCGTACAGGTTTGGTAACGCAAAATTCCGCGAGTGATGGTTTAGTTATGTCTGCTCTTTCGGAGTTGTTGCGATCGATAACTGCACTTTATCCAGCAATGGAAGGAATTGCCGAAGTTAGCCAGGTTTCATTACTAGCCGAATCGCCATTAAATGACGATTTAATATACATCAATTACCAGGAATTCATCACCCTTTCTGATGCCAAACTAGAAGTGTTAAGAGACTGGGAACAAAGCGGAGTAACCTTATTAATTGAATTACCCGGATTCGCTGATTCCCAAGCTTTAATTAACCTTAAACAAATGGTTGGAAAAATAGTCAATGTTTCCGTCACAGAAGCGACAGGAGAAATTCATTTACAACATCCTCTTCGCAAACAACCATTTTTATTTGGAGAATTTCCAGTAATTCAAGGACAGGAAATTAGCATCTTAAACTGGGGAGGAATTGTAGTCATTTTTGGAAATATTTCTCAAGCTTGGGGATTGGATACAGGCTTAAAGTTGCCGAGAGAAACTATCCGAATCGCCCAAGAAATGGGAATAAATATTTTGCATTTTGCCTACCGGAGGCGACAGCTAGCGCAATTACAAAAATCGAGATATTAACTTTAGAAGAAAGGAAGTTTTCAATAACTAATGAATATTTTTACTAGTAAAAGCATAAATAACAATATGTCACAATCTCTAATTGGTATTAGTACGTCTCTCAAAGAACTTACTTTTCAACCAGGAAGTTTGCCAGCTAATTTTGAAGTTAATGTTGTCAACTACAGCGATAAATTTGTCAGCTTTCAACTAGAAGTAATTGCGGCTGGCGTTGAGGGAAATTTAAAGCATGACTGGTATGTTTTATCACCAGAAATAAGTAGTAAAAAGCCGCCTGGAGATAGCACAAAATTTATCGTTCAAATTATTGATACACCATTACCCGGATTTGTGGGTCAGGTAAATTTAACTGTGCGGGTTTTTTCGATCGAACTGCAACAGGAAAATAGACAACTCATCCGCTTAACTGTGCTCCAGGGATTAGGCGAAGTTGCCTTAAAATTGAAATTACCGATCGCAGAATTTCAAGCATATCCAAATCAGCAAATAAAAATACCAGTTCAATTAGAAAATCCCGGTCAAAAACCTGCTAATGTAATTTTGCATTTGCTAGGAATAGAATCTGCTTGGTTAATTGAAGAAAAGCAAAGTTTGCACATTCCCGCAGGCGATCGAATTGAAACAGCTTTCCTCTGTCAAATTCCCTCACCAATCGAAGCTTTTAGCCAAATTTATCACTTTACTGTAGAAGCAATTCAACCTAGTGGTTTATCTTCACAAATCCAAGGTAATTTATCAGTTTTACCCAAAGGAGAAGTAGAATTTAGGTGCAATCCTAAACAACATCGGATTCCGAAAAATTTCTTGTCTTTCCATTCAAAACCAGTCAACTACCAACTTGAATTTGAAAACGCTAGCAACTTAGATCAAATTTGTCGTGTTGTTGTACACACTGAAGAAAAAGTTGATTGTCAAATTTTGCCAGAAGAAATCAACCTTCAAAGTGGAATGACTAACCAAGTAAACTTAGAAACAAAAGTAAAACGTCCTTGGTTTGGAAACGAAAAAAAACTGTTAATTGAAGTTGCTAGCGAACTTTCAGATCGTCGTTTAGGTAATACTGAACCTGCTAGGCAAATCTTAATACTTAAAGTTTTACCACGAATCCCAACTTGGTTATTAGCGATCGTCCTTGCTTTGTTAGCTTACTTGTTGTGGTGGAGTTCTTGGTTAAATCCAGATAACCCCTATTATGGACATCAAAAAGCAGTTAACTCTGTAGAGTTTAATGGGTTAGTAGATGATTTAATTAGTGGTTCTAACGATCGAACAACTATCTTATGGCGAGTTGATGGCTTTTTTAATCCCTTCTCCAATCAATTTGTTCGCAGAATCAGCAATCGTGACAAAGCAGTGCGAGTTGTGCGTTACCGACCTGTAGATAATAATGTTATGGCTACAGGATTAGAAAATGGCGAAATTCAATTTTGGCGACTCACACAAATCAATAATCTGATTGGTACCCTTTCTTATCAAAAAGACGATCGAGTATTTGGGTTAGAATTTACACCAGATTCCCGCTCTTTGTTTAGTGCTCATGGTAGCGGCTTGGTATTGGAATGGGATACAACTTTTACTAAAAGAAATATAAATTTTAGTGGCAACGAAAGATTGTTACGAAAAAGACAGTTTGATTTTGCTATTTCTCATATTAAATTATTAAATTTAGAACAAAAATATTTAGTTATTTCTGGAAGGTACAATCAAGCAGTTATTTGGGATTTATCTAATGATAAAGTTATTAAAATTCCTTACCCACCAGGAGGACAAGATGATTACATTTTTGCTGTAGATAGTTCGGAAATGGTTCCTTTCTTATTAGCAACAGCAGATAATCAAGGCTACATTACATTATGGGATTTAGAAAAGTGTATCCTACAAAAAGGAGCGTGTGAAATACGCGATCGCTGGTTGAATACAAAAGTAGGTGAATCTGTCCGTTCTGTAGCCCTAACTTCCAATGCTTGCTATCTTGCTAGTGGTGGAGATGATGGTAAAGTCAGGCTTTGGGCTTTAACTTCAGATGGTAAACGCGCTAAAGAACAAAATGGCGAAGATGCCAAAAAAGAAGTCGATCGATCGGATGAAAACAAGGCAATTTTTAGCGTTGATGTCAAAACAATAGAAAATCATGTGTTAATTGCCAGTGGTAGCGAAGATACACAAGTGAGAGTTAAAACACAGAAAAGACGATTCGATTTAAATTGTGAGATGCAAACAAAACAAAATACGGAAAATTGAGTAAAAAATTTTAAAATATAGGAGCTATGACTACACAAAATACTGATATTAATAATAACGCTCTCAGCTTAAGAGAAGTAGCTGACTTAACCAGTAACCTAACTGGACAACCTTTAGCGATTATTATTAATCCATCAACAGATAGTTCTATCTTTGCTGGAGAAACCTTTGAATTGCGCGTAACAGTTACCAATCAAGGTAACAAAGGCGCAATCATTCATATTTATATAGACGAAAGTTCTGGAATCTTGCGCCAGTGGTGTACTTTTTGCGAAGAAAGTTTAGCACTCGCTAATAATTCTAGTGGTGAAGTAGTATTTGAAATCCCCATTCCTGTTAACGCAACTCCTAACAATTATCCCTATTTATTAGTCATTGATGCTCCTAAGCATTATCCAGAATATACACCCATTCGCCATCAAGCGCGACTGCAAATTTTACCTGCATTACAGTCAGCAATTAGAGTAAACGATCCCAGTTTTGTTGTCTTACCAAGCACCAGTGTTAATAATCCAGCAACGATCGAATTAGGACAGTCATTTGATGTCAAAATTACTGTACAAAATCGCTCCGAACGAGTAGATAGATTTCGTTTAAATTGTCCCGATTTTCCTTCAGATTGGTTTACTATCATTTACCCAGAAGGAATAGTAGAATTAGGATTAATCACAGAAAAAAATAGTTTGGCACTCAACCCAGGTGCTACCGGACAAATTACATTACGCTTTCAGTTACCACCAGATATTAAAGCCGGAAATTATTCACCCACCATCCAGTTAGTTTCTTTAAATAACTTAGATTTAGTCCTAATGGATGTGGTTTATTTACAAGTCCTCCCAACTTATCAATTAACTCCTAAATTACAAACTCTTATTGATAAAATTAAGGGAGATTCAGGTTTATTTCGATTAGTATTAACTAATTTAGGCAACACAGTTAGAGATATTTCTGTAAGTGCTAAAGAAAGCCGCACAAACCAACTTTGTCAATATCAGTTTACTAGCGATCGAATCAAAATTCTTTCTCAAGAAACAGCTAAAATCGATTTAGAAATCAAGCCGAATAAATGGTGGCAACGTCCTTGGTTTGGTAAAGGAATGCCGATCGAATTTTATATAGACCTAGAAGATAATTATCAAATACCTTTAACACCTAATCAATTAGAAGGGACATTGATTTGGGAACCCCGTCCT
This window contains:
- a CDS encoding putative baseplate assembly protein, whose amino-acid sequence is MVFDFLPNLPKSDLDDRDYEDLVRECILRIPRYTPEWTNYNPSDPGITLVELFAWLTDQMLSRFNQVPRRNYISFLELLGIRLQPPNPAQTELTFYLVGNLPEAYTIAPGTEVATERTATEEAIVFTTDEPLAIGNPIVQHFLTADSAPLIPEVLRDRFTHFWSMRSNGEWFGPELSLFNNTPQTDNCFYLVFDPETPLDGNVLAITFKGQAATPTGINPNAPPRRWEAWNGEKWEPVLLQEADDETQGFSFSDLAQKGGNPVQGADVVLHLPVNFPAADFTAYRGRWLRCVCTRPHPRQPGYSRSPQIIGIVAQSIGGTVIASQCEIVEAEVLGESNGDPGQVFQLQRSPVLARREDEYLIVTPPNEMPQEWEEVTDFANSTATDRHYIIDSQTGELQFGPLVRESNQLREATELRSQIQTTTTRSLFQSSATVEQQYGAVPPRGATLQMSRYRTGGGFAGNVQAGTLQVLKNAIPYVASVTNHAPARNGADGETLEQAAIRVPQMLRTRDRAVTPEDFEELAIRGGNGAVARAHCLPVAMVKPGIVRLLIVPQVSTDGIDRGEGIHPDSFTLHPRLEQQILSYLDERRLLGVQVQCAQPDYLGIAVQTEVALKPEYNNPNAKAEISAELQIALYDFFNPITGGMEGTGWPLGRTVYTSDAIAILQQYDYIQYIGTVQLFPLRREGNSWIRLPPSPVINPGSLGTICSWADSVVRSQHIINFI
- a CDS encoding phage tail protein; amino-acid sequence: MTQAYITQPLILDLTPLRLPEAESAMLPIQSERANIDPDNQSLLIVPGEPSKMLVRLQNLSSRPLQLNFELSGDFPSQWCQIDTEANILAAQEQIETVLYFQVPIDFFEAPQAIRIGQVLKLDYFAQLNVYGSSPGTAPQLLEIAYFNLYIRPETRYLEFLPQFYQEIDFIGRFLKIFEATLEPDIQILANLWAYLDPRTAPRGMIDFLAHWVGWRIQPYLSLEQQRQLIFNALEIYSWRGTRRGLRLYLHLATNLPLDDHLPNEDDKHIGIYEFFSDGFVLGGSSIGQDAILGGVRPFHFKVRLRPELSNSLDEELIKTIIEQEKPAFCTYDLLIENR
- a CDS encoding DUF4159 domain-containing protein, with amino-acid sequence MSAIFPLPEPSPLTRLSVEDGLLLNAELWQCAHQYHRHRQNIHFQSLNQPGIVSGLGVSVIPAPENIAAKYRDGRWLEISHGVAIDLLGNPIVVPQPIEFRLASEAKDRPLLVYITVSYVDPEKLYRQQTKYLLEESFRIDEKTSPPTELEVELCRILILPGTVNLTVATNVFFPQENEIDLRYRKSAMARRQEVVRTGLVTQNSASDGLVMSALSELLRSITALYPAMEGIAEVSQVSLLAESPLNDDLIYINYQEFITLSDAKLEVLRDWEQSGVTLLIELPGFADSQALINLKQMVGKIVNVSVTEATGEIHLQHPLRKQPFLFGEFPVIQGQEISILNWGGIVVIFGNISQAWGLDTGLKLPRETIRIAQEMGINILHFAYRRRQLAQLQKSRY